In one window of Paraflavitalea soli DNA:
- a CDS encoding sensor histidine kinase has translation MNRLTIASIILLLLSHASRGQVINFSRLNTSNGLTGNNAQSITIDKNGFLWVGTNDGLNVYDGYTVTSFVKEKYPEMASDMVLHLVNDSHNRTWMGTFAGASWVDENRTFHRVVLKDSITKFRCPTIFETATYGVVLHTGKGEYYFDSTAGKWKELDWVPPLIKKGNFIDAEPLDRDKIIFVVDSLVAILDYAKRQIIFQQSFDLPLSVCPASDTTLAVGLKAGQVAIVSIHSGKTIANYQLVNQLGGKTINTYLTEVRRAANGDLLVATDFAGLIIIDNKGNITGHTHDPLNPGAISANNTYRSFAGKKGEIIVGTQASGVNMANIFNKPAVYTRIFSDEKGSLYDNFITRIVEEGDGVFWVGANDRLIRWDKKNNRSTFYHYYKQSPDGIRPLEIKALCKDQSGRLWLNAAGDGLCFFDKKTGQFVKVRPDTTQGKAAATPYIYDLLTLTDGSIWVGSGYGVYSIQPSTMKVTGYVEHPLLKTLNGKLVISLFEDKDHRIWIGTHGTGVYCYDKQNNKLGHFGTQEGLAGETVYGFIQDNTGSVYAATAHGLTIISPDSKLRTYNRKNGLRYERCEALLKDEEGNVWISNNKSLVKFNPSTQQLTHFEENSGLSIDGFRPNAALHASNGEMLWGSESGINYFFSAKLVITPSLLQVSVYAMDTNDTMQYFGANKYFALPHSHNDITFHYTAINLNGSRNIEYQYKLEGYDKEWHSGTDVREARYPALPAGNYTFHVKASIDHVHWTAANNEISLYIVPPFWQRWWFIGVMVVALALIIHALYWMRLKQVREKEKIKSEYNQKIAEIEMKALRAQMNPHFIFNCLNSINRYIVKSDHATASLYLTRFSKLIRLILDNSNSKNVLLSNELEALRIYIEMESLRFNNKFTYNIILDKEVGVDILEVPPLMIQPYVENAIWHGLLHKEASGHLAIHISMLDDNMLQCVIEDDGVGREKAKEYKSKSATTKKSLGMKLTEDRISILNKHHSPNASITIVDLVAPDGEAAGTRVVLKIPV, from the coding sequence TTGAACAGGCTCACTATAGCAAGCATTATCCTTTTATTATTGTCCCATGCCTCCCGGGGCCAGGTGATCAATTTTTCCCGTCTCAATACTTCCAATGGTTTAACCGGCAATAATGCCCAGTCCATCACCATCGATAAGAACGGTTTTCTTTGGGTGGGTACCAATGACGGGCTCAACGTATACGATGGTTATACCGTTACTTCCTTTGTAAAAGAGAAGTACCCCGAAATGGCTTCCGACATGGTGCTGCACCTGGTCAACGACAGTCATAACCGTACCTGGATGGGCACCTTTGCCGGTGCTTCCTGGGTTGATGAGAACAGGACCTTTCACCGGGTAGTACTCAAGGACTCGATCACCAAATTCCGCTGCCCCACCATTTTTGAAACTGCTACCTATGGCGTTGTGCTGCATACCGGGAAAGGTGAGTATTATTTTGACAGCACTGCCGGTAAATGGAAGGAACTGGATTGGGTGCCACCCCTCATTAAAAAGGGGAACTTTATAGATGCAGAGCCGCTTGACCGCGATAAGATCATTTTTGTAGTAGATTCTCTCGTAGCCATACTGGATTACGCAAAACGGCAGATCATTTTCCAACAGTCATTTGACTTACCATTAAGTGTGTGCCCTGCCAGCGATACTACCCTTGCCGTGGGCCTCAAAGCAGGACAGGTAGCCATTGTCAGCATTCATTCGGGGAAAACAATAGCCAATTACCAGCTTGTAAATCAGCTGGGGGGAAAAACAATCAATACCTACCTCACCGAAGTAAGGCGTGCGGCCAATGGCGACCTGCTGGTAGCCACCGACTTTGCCGGATTGATCATTATTGACAATAAGGGCAATATTACTGGACACACCCACGATCCCCTCAACCCCGGTGCCATATCCGCCAACAATACCTATCGGTCTTTCGCAGGGAAGAAAGGAGAAATAATCGTAGGTACACAGGCCTCCGGGGTAAACATGGCCAATATCTTCAACAAACCTGCAGTGTACACACGGATATTCAGTGATGAGAAAGGGAGCCTGTATGATAACTTCATAACCCGTATTGTGGAAGAGGGTGACGGCGTTTTCTGGGTAGGCGCCAATGACCGGTTGATCAGGTGGGATAAGAAGAATAATCGCTCAACTTTCTATCATTATTACAAGCAGTCGCCCGATGGCATACGTCCGTTGGAAATAAAGGCCCTTTGTAAAGATCAGTCCGGACGATTATGGCTGAATGCTGCGGGAGATGGGTTGTGTTTCTTTGATAAAAAGACAGGACAGTTTGTAAAGGTCAGGCCAGATACCACCCAGGGCAAGGCAGCCGCTACTCCTTATATCTACGATCTATTGACCCTAACTGATGGCAGCATATGGGTAGGTAGCGGGTACGGCGTTTATTCTATTCAGCCCTCCACCATGAAGGTTACCGGCTATGTGGAACATCCCCTGCTAAAAACACTGAACGGTAAACTGGTGATCAGCCTGTTCGAAGACAAAGATCACCGTATCTGGATAGGCACCCATGGCACAGGCGTGTATTGTTACGACAAGCAAAATAATAAGCTCGGACATTTTGGTACCCAGGAGGGCCTGGCCGGGGAAACTGTTTACGGCTTTATACAAGACAACACAGGTAGTGTATATGCAGCTACCGCTCATGGGCTTACTATTATTTCTCCTGACAGTAAGCTACGTACCTATAATCGAAAGAACGGATTACGGTATGAACGATGTGAGGCGTTGTTGAAGGACGAAGAGGGGAATGTGTGGATATCCAATAACAAATCCCTGGTAAAATTCAATCCGTCTACCCAACAATTAACGCATTTTGAAGAGAATTCAGGATTAAGCATTGATGGGTTCAGGCCCAATGCAGCGCTACATGCAAGCAATGGAGAAATGCTTTGGGGCAGTGAAAGCGGGATCAATTATTTCTTTTCCGCTAAACTGGTGATCACTCCCTCCCTGCTGCAGGTAAGTGTGTACGCCATGGATACCAACGATACCATGCAGTATTTTGGAGCTAATAAATATTTTGCGTTACCCCATAGTCACAACGATATCACTTTCCATTACACAGCTATCAACTTAAACGGGTCCAGGAACATCGAATACCAGTATAAGCTGGAAGGGTATGACAAGGAATGGCATTCCGGTACCGATGTGCGGGAAGCGCGTTATCCCGCCCTGCCCGCTGGCAATTATACCTTTCACGTAAAGGCCAGCATCGACCATGTACATTGGACTGCTGCCAATAATGAAATATCCCTGTACATTGTACCTCCTTTTTGGCAACGCTGGTGGTTTATTGGCGTCATGGTGGTAGCATTGGCGCTCATCATACATGCCTTATATTGGATGCGATTAAAACAGGTAAGAGAAAAAGAAAAGATAAAATCAGAATACAACCAGAAAATAGCAGAAATAGAGATGAAGGCCCTGCGGGCGCAGATGAATCCCCACTTCATCTTTAACTGCCTTAACTCTATTAACCGCTATATAGTTAAAAGTGATCATGCCACCGCTTCCTTATACCTTACCCGCTTTTCCAAACTGATCAGGCTGATACTGGACAACTCCAACAGTAAAAATGTATTGCTGTCCAATGAACTGGAAGCCCTTAGGATCTACATAGAGATGGAGTCACTCCGTTTCAATAATAAATTCACCTATAATATTATCCTGGACAAAGAAGTAGGAGTGGATATCCTTGAAGTACCGCCACTGATGATACAGCCGTATGTGGAAAATGCCATCTGGCATGGGTTGCTGCATAAGGAAGCTTCCGGGCATCTGGCTATTCATATCAGCATGCTGGACGATAATATGTTGCAGTGTGTGATTGAAGATGATGGCGTAGGAAGGGAAAAAGCAAAAGAATACAAGAGCAAGTCTGCCACCACTAAAAAGTCGTTGGGAATGAAGCTCACCGAAGACAGGATATCTATCCTGAATAAACATCATTCACCCAACGCAAGCATTACCATTGTCGACCTGGTGGCCCCCGATGGAGAAGCTGCCGGTACCAGGGTTGTTTTAAAGATTCCGGTATAA
- a CDS encoding LytR/AlgR family response regulator transcription factor, with the protein MIRCVIVDDENNCIEMLEWLLKTYCPQVTIDAMCTSAEQGLEAINRHKPDVVFLDIEMPRMNGFDMLEQFDKLSFDVVFTTAYDKFAIKAFRYSALNYLLKPIDPDDLKETIRRLEEKQSIPTREQIDLLLQNVKNVSKTTIPRIALTTNDGMIFVSTQDIIYCEAESNYTNIVLAGGKKIMVSKVLKDIDEALAGPDFFRVHNSFLINLNHIKKFVRGEGGYVVMDDNATISISRSRRQEFMELFSKF; encoded by the coding sequence ATGATACGCTGTGTAATTGTAGATGATGAAAATAATTGCATTGAAATGCTGGAGTGGCTATTGAAAACCTATTGCCCACAGGTTACCATTGATGCCATGTGTACTTCTGCCGAGCAGGGTCTTGAGGCTATCAATCGACATAAGCCCGATGTGGTGTTCCTTGATATTGAAATGCCACGCATGAATGGATTTGATATGCTGGAGCAGTTTGACAAACTCAGCTTTGATGTAGTGTTCACAACTGCGTATGATAAATTTGCGATCAAGGCCTTCCGTTACAGCGCCCTGAATTACCTGTTAAAGCCCATCGATCCGGACGACCTGAAAGAAACGATAAGGAGACTGGAAGAAAAACAGTCGATCCCTACCCGCGAACAGATCGATCTGTTGCTGCAAAATGTAAAGAACGTAAGTAAGACTACCATACCCCGCATTGCACTTACCACCAACGACGGGATGATCTTTGTATCAACACAGGATATCATATACTGCGAAGCCGAGAGTAACTATACCAACATTGTACTGGCGGGCGGGAAAAAGATCATGGTATCAAAAGTATTAAAGGATATTGATGAGGCCCTGGCCGGCCCTGATTTCTTCAGGGTACACAACTCCTTCCTTATTAATCTGAACCATATCAAGAAGTTTGTACGGGGTGAAGGTGGTTATGTAGTGATGGACGATAACGCTACGATTAGCATTTCCCGTTCACGCAGGCAGGAGTTTATGGAGCTGTTCTCTAAGTTCTGA